CTGGTTTCCATAATGCTGGCCAATAACGAGATCGGGACGATTTTACCGCTGAAAGAAATTGCCGCGGAATGTCGCAAAGCCGGAGCGCTGATCCACACTGACGCCACGCAGGCGATCGGCAAAATTCCTGTCAATGTGCAGGAACTGGACGTGGATTATTTGTCTTTTTCCGCGCACAAATTTCACGGGCCAAAAGGCAGCGGCGGCTTGTATGTGCGCCGCGGCAAAAGGCTGGAGCCGTTGTTTCACGGCGGCGAGCAAATGGCCAGCTTACGCGCCGGCACGCTGAATGTGCCGGGGATCATCGGTATGGGCGTGGCCGCGCAGGAAGCGTTGGACGGGCTGAACTATGAAGCGGCGGAAGTCAAAAGACTGCGCGACAAACTGGAGGATTTTATTTTGCAGAATATTCCCGACGTGTTCCTCAACGGCGATAAGCAAAAGCGCACGCCGAATACTTTGAATATCGCGTTCAAGGACTGCGAGGGCGAAGCTCTGCTTTGGGATTTGAATGAGCGCGGCATCGCGGCTTCGACCGGTTCGGCCTGCGCGTCCGAGGAGCTGGAATCCTCGCGGGTGCTGCGCGCCCTCGGCATTGACAAAGCTTTGTCGCACATGGCTGTGCGCTTTTCGCTCTCGCGCTTCACGACGGAAAAAGAAATTGATCAGGTACTCTCGGTTTTGCCCGCGATCATCAAA
The sequence above is drawn from the Candidatus Margulisiibacteriota bacterium genome and encodes:
- a CDS encoding cysteine desulfurase, encoding MKRIYLDNNATTMVSPAAAREMEKFNTTHYGNPSSLHEFGLDTRPELRKALDRIYRLINAPDSDDVLITSGATEANNHVIKSVFWDGVRAPGGAVGRRGDHYITTNIEHPTVYNTFQYLEKMGARVTYLPCDKNGLISAEQVKAALTDQTALVSIMLANNEIGTILPLKEIAAECRKAGALIHTDATQAIGKIPVNVQELDVDYLSFSAHKFHGPKGSGGLYVRRGKRLEPLFHGGEQMASLRAGTLNVPGIIGMGVAAQEALDGLNYEAAEVKRLRDKLEDFILQNIPDVFLNGDKQKRTPNTLNIAFKDCEGEALLWDLNERGIAASTGSACASEELESSRVLRALGIDKALSHMAVRFSLSRFTTEKEIDQVLSVLPAIIKRLREISEGK